The stretch of DNA CCTCGGTGCCCGGCCGGTCGACGGCCGCGGCCGCGGCCCGGTGCACCGGCAGGACCTCCTCCGGCGCCTCCTCCGCCTCCTCCAGCTCGGGCAGCAGGCCCAGGGCCACGCAGGCCGAGGGGAGCACCACCGATGCGGCGGCCGCGTAGCCGCGCGCCGAGGGGTGGAACCGGTCCGGGCCGAACAGCTCTTCGGGGCGCGCCCAGAACTCGTCGGCCAGCAGGTCGGTCAGCGAGACGGTGCGCCCGCCGGCCTCCACCACCGCGACGGTCTGCGCGGCCGCCAGCCGGCGGGAGGCGCGCCGCGCGACGGACCGCAGCGGCCACCCGATCGGGCGGACGCTGCCCAGGTCGGGGCAGGTGGCCACGACGACCTCGGTGCCGCCCGCGCGCAGCCGGCGCACCGCGCCGCGCAGGTGGTCGGCGGAGTCGGCGGGGCGGGTCAGCCGGATCACGTCGTTGGCGCCGATGAACACCACGGCCACATCGACCGGGGCGCCGCGCAACCGGTCCAGCTGGGAGTCCAGGTCGGCGGAGACCGCGCCGACCACCGACATGTTGCGCAGCCGCACCGGCCGGTCGGCGACCGCCGCGATGCCCTCGGCGAGCAGCACCCCGGGGGTCAGCGGCCCCTCGGTCAGCGCGAACCCTGCCGCGGTGGAGTCGCCGAGCAGCGCGAAGGAGATCGGCGGCCCCTCGCCCTCGCCGTAGACCCGGCGCACCCGCGGCCGCTGCCACTCGGTGAAGCCGACCGCCCGGTGCGCCAGCTTGGCCTGCAGGTACAGCAGCGCCACCGTGCCGGCCCCGAGCAGGGTCAGACCGCCGCCCCCGAAGGCCGCGGCGGTCGCGATCCTCCGCCCCCTCGCCGCCAGCAGCATCTCCCGCCTCCCGCCCGTACCGCGATCACCATGCCGATGGGGCGCGGTGCCGCGCCCCACTAGGAGGGTGCCCCCTGCGCGCCCGCGGTACGCCCCGCGTGGCCGCCACCGGACGGTAATGTCGGCTCCGACAGGGGAGAACGGCCGCAACCAGGGCCGATCCTCGGACAATGGCGTCGGAAGGAAGAACCCTCATGCGGGTGCACGAGTCTTTGATCGACCTCGTCGGAGACACCCCGCTGCTGCGGCTGAACAAGGTGACCGAAGGGCTGGCGCCGACCGTGCTGGCCAAGGTCGAGTACTTCAACCCCGGCGGGTCGGTGAAGGACCGGATCGCGCTGCGCATGGTCGAGCAGGCGGAGAAGGACGGCCTCATCGGACCCGGCGGGACCATCGTCGAGCCCACCTCCGGCAACACCGGCGTGGGCCTGGCCATCGTCGCCGCCCAGCGCGGCTACCGCTGCGTGTTCGTCTGCCCGGACAAGGTCGGCGCGGACAAGCTCGCGGTGCTGCGCGCCTACGGCGCCGAAGTGGTGGTCTGCCCGACCACCGTGGCGCCCGACCACCCGGAGTCCTACTACTCGGTCTCCGACCGCCTCGCGCAGACCATCCCCGGTGCGTGGAAGCCGAACCAGTACACCAACCAGAACAACCCGGAGTCGCACTACCGCTCCACCGGCCCGGAGATCTGGGAGCAGACCGAGGGCCGGATCACCCACTTCGTCGCCGGCATCGGCACCGGCGGCACCATCACCGGGACCGGCCGCTACCTCAAGGAGGTCTCCGGCGGCCGGGTCAAGGTGATCGGCGCCGACCCGGAGGGCTCGGTCTACTCCGGCGGCAGCGGCCGCCCCTACCTGGTCGAGGGGGTCGGCGAGGACATCTGGCCGGAGACCTACGACCAGTCCGTCTGCGACGAGGTCGTCGCGGTCAGCGACAAGGACTCCTTCCTGATGACCCGCCGGCTGGCCAAGGAGGAGACGCTGCTGGTCGGCGGCTCCTGCGGGCTGGCCGTCGAGGCGGCGCTGCGGGTGGCCGCCACCGCCTCCCCCGAGGACGTCATCGTGGTGCTGCTGCCCGACGGCGGCCGCGGCTACCTCGGAAAGATCTTCAACGACGAGTGGATGGCCGACTACGGCTTCCTCAGCGCCGAGACCGAGGAGCCCACCGCCGCCGACGTGCTCGGCGGCAAGGCCGGCGACCTGCCCGAGTTCGTGCACGTCCACCCGCACGAGACGGTGGGCACCGCGGTGGAGATCATGCGCGAGTACGGGGTCAGCCAGCTCCCGGTGATGAAGGAGGAGCCGCCGGTGATGGCGGCCGAGGTGGTCGGCTCCATCGCCGAGCGCGACGTGCTGGACGCGCTGTTCACCTCCCGGGTCCGCCTGGAGGACACCATCTCGGAGCACATGAGCCCGCCGCTGCCGGTGGTCGGCGGCGGCGAGCCGGTCAGCGAGTGCGTCCGGCTGCTGCAGAACGCCGGCGCGGTGGTGGTGCTCCGCGACGGCAAGCCCGCGGGCGTCCTCACCCGCCAGGACGTCCTGGCCCACCTGGCCGGCTAGGAGGCGCGGGGCGGCCGGAGCGGCCGAGCTCCGGGGGCGGGGCCCCGATCCGGCGGCCCCGCCCGCGCCGCTCCGCCTGTCCGCGCTGCTCCGCCCGCCCGCAGTGCAGCCCGCCCCACCTGCGGTGCAGCCCGTTCTGCGATGCCGCGCACTTCGTTGCGCCCGCAGGTGCCGCTTTCCCGGTCCTGACCGCACGCCCGGTACGGGGCAGCGAGGCCGCGGGCCGGGCAGAGGCGTCGAGCCGGGGCTCGGCGCCGCCGCGACCGGCTGCGGGAGGCCGATGGGGCGGGCGGTGTTCCGCCCCCCGGTGACGTCGAGTCCCGTGTCGTCGTCTTCGCCCGGCCCACCGGAGGTGACCGCGTCGCCGGAGGCGGGAAGGGCCGGGGAAAGACGACAGCGCGGGCCCGATGCAGGCGGGCTTCATCGCGAGGCGGTGCTGCCGCGGGTCGGCTGCACCGAGGGCGGGCGCGGGGCCGAGGTCCGGCGCGGGCGGGGGCCGGAGGGGAGGGGCCCGGAAAGAACCGGGGGCGCTTCGCCGGGGCCGCCCGCCGCCGGTTACAGTGCACCTCGTCATTACCGGTCGGTAGATATGGGGCTCCGGGTGTCACGGCTGTTCTCCTGGATGATGCGGGCGGCGTGGTCCTGGGCGCGCCGCAGCGCCGAGATCCGTCACGGGTCGCGGGCGGCCCGCCGCTTCGCCGGCTACGGCCCCGGCACCTCGATCGCCTTCCCCACCGCGACGGTCTTCGGCGAGCCGTGGATCGAACTGGGCTCGCACACCCTGATCGGCGCGGACATCACCCTGGCCGCGGGCATGCTGCCCGGCCTCGACCTGGGCCCGCGGCCGCTGATCCGGATCGGCGACGGGTGCACCATCGGGCGCGGGTCGCACATCGTCGCGCACTGCTCGATCGAGATCGGCGACCACGTGTTCACCGGCCCCTACGTCTACATCACCGACCAGAACCACGTGTACAGCGACACCGAGGTGCCGGTGGGGCGGCAGTGGCCGGTGGACGACCCGGTGCGGATCGGCTCCGGCACCTGGCTCGGCGCCAACGCGGTGGTGCTGCCCGGGGCGCGGCTGGGCCGCAACTGCGTGGTGGCCGCCGGCACCGTGGTCCGCCCCGGCGCCTACCCCGACCACAGCGTGATCGCCGGCGTGCCCGGCCGGATCGTCCGCCGGCACGACGCGGAAGCGGGCTGGATCCCCCCGCTGCGCCCGCCGGGCGACCGCCCCGACGGCCCGCACCCGTCCCGTCCGGGCGGCGCCTGCCCCGGCGGCCCGGCCGCCTCTCAGCCCTGACCCGGCCCGCGGTGAAACCCGTGCTCATCACAGGGAAGGACGGGGCGCGGGAGGCGGCCGACGATCTAGTGTGGTGCCATGACGTTCGACGGGTTTGAGACGCTGGCGATCCACGCCGGCCAGGAGGCCGACGCCGAGACGGGTGCGGTGGTCGTCCCCATCTACCAGACCAGCACCTACGCCCAGGACGGCGTGGGCGGGCTGCGCGGCGGCTACGAGTACTCGCGTACCGCCAACCCCACCCGGACCGCGCTGGAGGAGTGCCTGGCCGCGCTCGAATCGGGCGCCCGCGGGCTGGCGTTCGCCTCCGGCATGGCGGCCGAGGACACCCTGCTGCGCACCATCGCCGGCCCCGGGGGCCACGTGATCATCCCCGGCGACGCCTACGGGGGCACCTTCCGGCTCTTCTCCAAGGTGCTGGAGCGCTGGGGCCTGGAGTGGGACGCGGTGGACCAGACCGACCCGGCCGCGGTGCGCCGCGCGATGCGCCCGTCCACGGTCGCGGTGTGGACCGAATCGCCGACCAACCCGCTGCTCAACATCACCGACATCGAGACGATGGCGGAGATCGCGCACGACGGCGGGGCGCTGCTGGTGGTGGACAACACCTTCGCCTCGCCCTACCTGCAGCGGCCGCTGCTGCTCGGCGCGGACGTGGTGGTGCACTCCACCACCAAGTACATGGGCGGCCACTCCGACGTGGTCGGCGGCGCCCTGGTGGCGGCCGACCCGGAGCTGGGCGAGCGGATCGCCTTCCACCAGAACACCATGGGCGCGGTCGCCGGGCCGTTCGACGCCTGGCTGACCCTGCGCGGCGCCAAGACGCTCGGCGTCCGGATGGACCGGCACTGCGCCAACGCGGAGAAGGTCGTCGAGGCGCTCTCCGGCCACCCGGCGGTGCGCGAGGTGCTCTACCCGGGCCTGCCGGAGCACCCCGGGCACAAGGTCGCCGAGCGGCAAATGCGCGCGTTCGGCGGCATGGTGTCGTTCCGGCTGCGCGACGGCGAGGAGGCCGCGCTGCGGGTCTGCGACCGGGCGCGGCTGTTCACCCTGGGCGAGTCGCTGGGCGGCGTGGAGTCGCTGATCGAGCACCCCGCCCGGATGACGCACGCCTCCACCGCCGGCTCGCCGCTGGAGGTCCCGGCCGACCTGGTCCGGCTCTCGGTGGGCATCGAGTCCGCCGACGACCTGGTCGCCGACCTGCTGGCCGCGCTGGACTGATCCGGTCCGCCGGATTTCGCCGGATTCCGGCCGGGCCGCTCGGGAGATCCCGGGCGGCCCTCATCGCGTTCGTTCATCGGCCGGTCCGGACCGCGGTCCGGACCGGCCGATGAACGAACGCGCAGCCGGCGGGGTGCCGGAAAAGCGCGGTTCGAATCCGTTCCGGGCACCCCGCGGCCGCGGTCGAAAAAGAGGGTGGAAAAGGGGTGGACGGGGCCGGTGTCCGTTTTTGCGGGCGCCCGGATCTCGTCGCCGTGGTCATTCTCGGCCGGGTGTTCGGAGCCCCCGCCCGGCCGGCCCGGAATGCTCCGGGCGGCGGGGCGGAGAGGCGCGGGGGCGCGGAGACCCCGCGCACCGGGGCGGAGCGGCCCCGGGGTCAGATCAGCGTCCGCTCCCGGCCCGGGGCCGAGCCGTTCTCGTCGCCGTCGGTCTCCCCGCCGGCCTCCTGGCGGGGGAGGGGGATCGCGACCTGGTCGGGGAAGCGGACACCGGACAGGGCGCGTCCGGCGCCGGAGAACGAGCGGTGCGCGGTTCCGGAGCGGAGTGCGCGGTAGTGGCCGCGGTCGTTGCGCTTGATGCCGATGGAGGCGGCGATCAGCAGGCCGAGGAAGGCGCTGAAGAACAGCACGAGCACCACGGTGATGATCCCGATGAACAGGGGCATTTTCTTCCTCCTCTCGTTTCGTTCCGTGCGGGAGGTCTTGGGGCCCGCGCGGTCCCGGGGCGGCCCCGGGGGAGAGGAAATGAACCCGTGTGCGCTGAAGATCTCTAGGGCGTCCTGTTCTCCTGTTCAGCTTGATCGGATTCATTCCTATAATTCTTACCATCGGCCCTTGTTCGCGTCCCGTCAAGGCCGGTGAGTAGAATCATTGGTACGAATAGGCGACGGGGAGCGGACTATGGAGCCACGGCACCTGGAGATCGCCCACGACCTCATGGAGGACATCGACGAGGGGCGCTATCCTCCCGGGGCCGCGCTTCCCACCGAGGACAAGCTCATGGGGCGGTACGGCACCTCGCGCAACACCGTCCGCCGGGCGCTCCAGGAACTCACCAGCCGCGGCCGGATCGACGTCAAGCAGGGCAGCGGCAGCACCGTCCGCAGCTACGCCCCCGTCACCCACCTGGCCGGCGGCTCCGCGGACGGCGAGGACGACGAGCACTACGCCTCCTACGTCGAGCGGGTGGAGGCCGAGCGCGACGCCGAACCGCACCAGCGGCTCCGGGTGATGGTGGAGGCCGCCGGCGACGCCGTCGCCGAACTGCTCGGCCTCGGCGCGGGCGACGACCGGTCCGTGGTGATCCGCCGCTGCGACCGCTACCTCAACGGCCGGCTGTGGCAGCGGCAGATGGCCTACTACCCGCGCTTCCTCACCCTGGAGAACCCCAAGGGGGCCGAGCTGGTCGGACCGGAGGACATCCAGGGCGGCGTGCGGGCCCTGCTGGAGGAGATGGGCTACCCGCAGACCGGGTCCTGGGACGTGATCGGCGCCCGGATGCCCTCGCTCAAGGAGTCGACCCTGTTCTCGGTCGGCCCGGGGGTCCCGCTGATGGTGCACGACCGGCTGGCCTACTCGGGCGACCGGCCGCTCCGGCTGATCCGGACCCTGATGCCGGCCGACCGGCACCAGCTCCTCTACCGCGAGGGCGAGCTGAGCCCCGAGGCGCTGCGCACCGGCATGGGGGTCAACGTGCACGACCGCTGAGCGGGCGCGCGGTCAGCCGCGGGCGTCCACCCGGGGCAGCGGGTCCTCGCGGAACCCCAGACCGACGATGCGGCGGCCCGAACGGGACAGCGCACCGCTCTCCTCGTCGTCGCGAAGAGAGCGGTAGCCCCCCTTGCGGTCGCGCTGCCGGATGCCGAAGGAGACCGCCAGCAGGAACCCGGCGGCGAGGCCGGTCAGCACCAGCCCGGCAATGACCAGAAGGATCGCCATCACGTCCTCCCTCCTCGTTCTCGGTCCTCCAGGGGGCGGAGCGCCGCTTTCCGGTCCGAAGCACCGGAGGAACACGGCCTTTCGACCCACCCAGGGGGACGGTTGAGTCATTATGCTTTGTAGGACCTGTTGGTACAGGTTCTATACCCAGCGAGGAAGCGAGCATGCGCGAAGAGAGCAGATACCGCCAGATCGCCCGCACCCTGCGCCGAGAGATCGAGGGCGGCGAGCTTCCCCCGGGCGCGCGCGTCTCCTCGGAGAAGGAGCTGGAGGAGCGGTTCCAGGCGTCCCGCAACACCGTCCGGCTGGCCCTGGGCATGCTGCGCAACCAGGGCCTGGTCGCCAGCCACCCGGGCAAGGGCCACTTCGTCCAGCGGGTCCTGCCGATCACCTACTACGCCAACCGGCCCTCCGGCGGCTCCGGGTCGGGCATCGAGTTCTCCGCCTTCACCGCCGGCTCCAAGGTCTCCGAGCTGCTCATCGAGAGCGCCACCGCGGAGATCGCCAGCAGGCTGCGCATCCCCGAGGGGGAGCGGGTGGTGGTCCGCCGCACCTCCGGCTACGTGGAGGACCGCTGCACCATGCGGCGCACCTCCTACTACCCGATGGACATCGCCCAGGGCAGCCCGATCATGCACCCGGCGCCGCTGCCGGACGGCGCCGCCGCGGTCCTGGCCGAACTCGGCCACCCCCAGGTCGGCAACGTCGACGAGCTGCAGACCCGGATGCCCGCCCCGGAGGAGGCCGAGGACCTCCGCCTCCCGCAGGGCGTCCCGGTGCTGGAGCTGTACCGGACCGGCTACTCCGAGTCCCGGCCGATCGTGCTCGAATGGGTAGTGTTCGCCGGGAACGGCACCCGGTTCCAGTACGAGATCGGCGATCTCGGCGCCTACCGCAGGGACTGACCCCGCCGCGCCGGGGCGCCCGCTCGCGGAGCGGGAGGACGGAGACCATGACCGCCTCGAAGAAGCACGACGTCGCCGACCGGCTGCGCGCCGCCCTGGACCGCGGCGAGTACGCCCCGGGCGACCGGCTGCCGCGCAGCGCCGAACTGGCCGCGCGCTTCGGCGTCTCCGCGGCGACCGTCCGTTCGGCCCTGCACATCCTCCAGGACGAGGGCCGGGTGAGCGTCCACCCCGGGCGCGGTGCCTTCGTCCGCGGCTACCGCCCCACCCTGCACCTGGCCACCGACGTGCAGGGCGCCCGCGACTCCGAGCGGTTCGAGGCCGGGTACGCGGCCCTGCTCCGGGAACTCGGCCACCCCTCGGTCACCGAGGAGATCAAGGTCGGCATCGAGGAGATGCGCCCCAAGACCGCCAAGCGCCTCGGCGGGCCCGAGCCGTCCGGCGGCACCGGGGCGCTGGCCGTGGTCCGCTCCTGCGACCGCTTCGTCGACGGGGTGCTCTGGGAGTCCCAGACCAGCCACCTGCCCTACGCCATCGCCGGCGACACCGAGCTGATGGCCCCCGAGCGGATCTCCCGCGGCGTCGACCAGGTCCTCGCCGAACTCGGCCACCCCCGCGACTGGGCCTGGGACGCGGTCGGCGCCCGCATGCCCACCCCCGCCGAGGCCGAACGCTTCGGCCTCGGCCCCGGCGTCGCCCTCCTGGTCCAGGAGCGGACCGTCTACTCCGCCCGGACCGCGGTCCGCTTCACCGAGACCGTCATGCCGGCCGACCGCCACCAGCTCGTCTACGCCGACCCCACCGCCCCGAGCGAACTGCTGCTGCTCGCCGCCGACGTCAGCATCTTCGAGACCTGACCGGGGCCGGCCCCGGAACGTCGAGATCAAAGTCGGCGCCGCCCCGAAGAGTAGGCGTGCAGCACCGCGCGGCCCGGACCGGCGGGGTCGGCGGGGACGATCCGGCCGCCGCGCGCCCGGACCTCCGCGGCGAAGGCGCCGGGGTCGGCGCCGCCCGGGACGACCAGGGTCAGCGCCGCACCGCGGTCCCGGATTCGGTCCAGCTCGGCGGCGGTCGCCGCGGCGGTCTCCGCCGCCGGCGGCCAGGAGAACGCCGCCGTCCCGTCCCGGCGCAGGTGCGCGGTGGGCTCCCCGTCGGTCACCGCCACCACGATCGGCGCCGCCCCCGGCCGCCGGTCCAGGTGCGCCCCGGCGAGCCGGAGCGCGTGCTGCACGTTGCTGCCCTGCACCCGGCGGCGGAGCGGTTCGACCAGCTCGCGGGGGCGCAGCACGCGCGCGTACTCGTCGAACCCGATGACGGTCACCGCGTCCTCCGGGTAGCGGCTCTCCGCCAGCGCGCACAGCGCCAGCGCCGCCTCCCGGGCCGGGCCGAGCAGCCCGCCGCGGACCATCGAGTAGGACAGGTCCACCAGCAGGCACACCGCCGCGGACGCCCGGAAGTCGGTCTCCGCAGCGCGCAGGTCCTGCGGGGCCAGCGCTACCCGGGCCGGCGCGCCGGTCGGCGCCGAGCCGCCGGGCGCCGCGGCCCCGGGGAGGCGTCCGCGCTCCGCCGCGGTGCGCAGCACCGCCGCGCGGACCGTCGCCGCGGCGTCGATCGGCGCGGCGCAGCCCGGCTCCCACGGCAGCACGCCGCCGGCCGGGTCGCCCGGGTCGCCGGAGGAGGCGCCGGGGTGCCCGCCCCGGCGGGTGCGGCGCCGCGGTCCGGGCGCCAGATCGCGCAGGGCGGCCTCGCCCAGGAGGCGGACGGCCCGCGGGGTCAGCCGCGGCCGGGTCCGGGTGCCGGCGAGGTGGCCGCGGTCGCGCAGGATCCGCTCCAGCCCGGCCAGCCGGTCCAGGTCCTCGGCGGCCTCCGAGCCGAGCAGCCGCGCCACCGCGGCGCGGTCAACGTCGGCCACCGCCCCCGGCCGGGCCCCGCGCTCCCCGGCCCGCTCCAGCGCCTCCTCCAGGGCGGCGAGGTCGGCCAGCTCGTCCAGTACCGCCGCCGCCTCGTCCGGTCCCGGGCCGGCCGGCCCGTCCACCGGCAGCGGACCCTCCGCACCGGCCCAGTCCAGGTCCGGGCGGTGCGCCAGCAGCGCGTCGGCCAGCCGGTCCAGGGCCGGGCCCAGCCCGCCGCGGGCCGCGACGCGGTCCAGCAGGGCGGCGAGCTCGGCCCGCCGCTCGGCGGTGAGCCCCGCGGCCAGCCGCCGAGCGGCCGCGGCCCGCCGGGCCAGCAGGTCCACCACGGCGTCCAGGTCGTCCAGCCCGTCCGGGAAGAAGTCGCCGAACTCGACGAGGAACGCCGCGACGTCGGCCTCCTCGCCCCGGGCGGCGGCCTCCAGCAGCGCGGCCAGCGCGTGCGCCATCCGCGCCGTCCGGCCCGGGTCGCCCGCCGCCCCCGGAACCCCGCCCAGCCGGGCCGCGATCAGCTCGTCCCGCACCTCGTCGAGCAGCCCCCGGACCATCCGCTCGGCTTCGGCCGACCGCCACCGGTAGGGCTCTTCGGCCAGCTCGTGCAGGGCCGCGGCGGCGTCCCGGGGCAGCGAGGCCAGCCGGATCTCGCGCAGCCGCGCCTCGTCGGAGGGGTCGGCGGCCAGCGCCTCCCGCTCGGCGGCCAGGGCCCGGTCCAGCACGGCGCGCGCCCGGCGGAGCACCCGGTCCGGCCGCCCCCGGGCGGCGGCCTCCGCGCGCAGCCCGCGCACCCGCTCGACCAGGGCGTCCAGCCCGGTGATCCCTTGCACGCCCCGCCGGAGCAGGGTGCGCAGCGCGTCGGCGGCCGACGCCCCGCCGAGCACCTCCCGGCCGAGTTCGCGCAGCGCCGCATTGGCGTCGAACGGCGGGGCCAGCGGGTCGGGCCCGGACCGGCCGCGGGTGTAGCGGAAGCGCTCCATCACACGAAGCTCCCGAGGGGTGAGGGGCGGGGTGCTGCCTTCCGTCCCCGAGTCTGCCCGAGAAGGGCCGCCCGCGGGGCGGGGCGGCCGCCCCGCCCCGCATTCCAATGCCCTACCAGGCGACCTTCGCCGACCCGGCCTCGGTGTCGGTGCTGTTGCTCGGGTGGTCATAGGCGGGGAAGGTCGTGGTGAGGCCGATGTGGTTGTAGCCGCTGAACAGGGCCAGGGTGGCTCCCGCGCGGTTCCAGACCGAGCGGACGTTGTCGTCCAGGCCCTGCTGCCTCAAGTCGGGGGATCCGTATTTGAAGATCCCGATGGTCCCCTGCCCGTCGGGCTGGGAGAAGAGGCAGGCGTAGCCGTGCGGGCAGCGGTCCCACCCGGTGGCGGCCTGCGCTGGAGCGGCCACGGCGGTCCCGGTGAACAGCATGGCCCCCGCCGTCGTGGCCGAGATCAGACCCTTTTTCAGAACGGTCATCATGGATTGCGCCCGTGAGCCGGTTCTTCGGCGCTCGCCGGTATCCCCGCGGAACGCCTCCGCAACCTGGGCCGGAATCCCGCCGGTGCGACCTTGATCACCCCCCTGATCGGGCCCGCGCCGCCGAGCAGCGGCGACTCCGGCCGCGGTCCTCGCGCCCCGCCCGGATCATGGCCGCTTCAGGACAGCCTCCGGAGAACGAATGTTCTCCACAGCGGATCGGGAGCGCGGAGGGCGCTCCCAGCGGCACGGGCCCGCCAGGCGCCCGCTCGCTCCCTCCGCATGGTTCCCGACCTGGCAGAGCGGCGGCGGAAGAGGAAAGGACGAGGTAGGCGTCCCGGTCGGGTGCGGCGTCTCGGGGTGTGGGGGTTCAGACGGGCGGCGACGGCAGAGGAAGGGTCGTGGTCGGGCGCTCTACCCGGGTGCGGCGCCTCGCGGGGTGGGGGTTCAAACCGGCAGCAACAGCAGAGGAAGGGCGGTGGTCGGGCGCCCTGCCCGGGTGCGGCGCCTCGCGGGGTGGGGGTTCAAACCGGCAGCAACAGCAGAGGAAGGGCGGTGGTCGGGCGCCCTATCCGGGTGCGGCGCCTCGCGGGGTGGGGGTTCAAACGGGCGGCGACGGCAGAGGAAGGGCGGTGGTCGGGCGCCCTATCCGGGTGCGGCGTCTCGCGGGGTGGGGGTTCAGACGGGCGGCGACGGCAGGAGCGGGGCCGGGGCGGTGTTCACCGCTCGGGCCTGCGCTCCCAACAGGAGGGAGGTGTCCTGTATGTCGGGTTCAGTGGTGGCCGGGGTCGGGTCCGGGTGGCCTGCGCACCTCGGCGTAGACCCCGATGACGTCTACCAGCACGTAACCTCCCTCTCCGGTGCCCGAACCCCCTCTTCGGTCACTCGGAGTAGCGAAGCAGGGCCCTTCCTGAGGGGGGAATGCGACATTTCGCCTCTCCGGCGCCCCTCCCCGCTTTCCGGATCCCCTTCTTTCCGCCTTCCGGACGGTCAAGACCCCGATCAGCGCCCCGATCACACCCATCGGAGCCCTGGGCGGCCCGATCCGCCCCGGGATGCGCGCCCCCACGTCATGGAGGTGCCGCCGCGGTGTGCAGGGCGCCCCCACCGCTTTCACTCTCCGTGTTTGCCCAGGTCAACGGGGTTCGGTCGGTTCCGCCAGCCGGTCCCCGGCGCCCGGGCGACGCCGACGCGCCCCGCCCCGTTCTCCCCGCACCCCCACCCCGGCGCACACGATCGCCACCCCGGCCCCGCTCCCGCCGTTGCTGCCTGTTTGAACCCCCACCCCGTGAGGCGCCGCGGTCGGCTGGGGCGCCCGGCTACCGCTCTTGCTCTGCCGTTGCTGCCTGTTTGAACCTCGACCCCGCGAGACGCCGCGCTCAAGTGAGGCGTCCGGTCGGGAGGCTGTCGAGGTCGAGGGTGCTCGCCGGATCTGCTCTGCCCTGGTCGCCGCTCCCCGCTCCCTGCTCCCCGGTCGCCGCTCCCCGCTCCCCGGTCGCCGCTCCCCGCTCCCCGGTCGCCGCAGTGCGGGGCCGACCGCGTACCCGACGGTCTCTGGGGCAGGCGGAGAGAGAGCAGGCCAGGGCCTGGCGCCGAGGGCGCCCCCTTTCCTCTCTTCCTCTTCTCCTCTTCGCCCCCGGTCAGGTGCGGTAGGCCGAGCGGTCCCGCGCCGGGCCCGCGGTCTCCTTGGAGAGCCGGCGGGTCAGGTAGAGCCCTTCCAGGGCCAGGTCGGCGGCGGCCGCCGCCAGGCCCTCGGCGCGGTCCGCCCCCTCGGCGGGCGCGCCCTCACCGGCGAGCGGCTCCCGCCCGGCGTCGGCCAGGGCGGCCAGCGACGCCGGATCGGGCACCGGCCCGAGCGAGCCGAGCAGCTCGCCGGCCGGGACCCCCTCGCCGGAGACGGCCTCGCCCCCGGCGGCGAACACCCCGGTCAGCGGCTCCAGGGCGGACTCCGGAAGCCGGTCGCGGAACACCTCGGCCGTGGCGCGGCGCAGCAGGTGCCCCAGGACCTCGACCTCCTGCCCCTCCTCGCCGGGCGCGAACTCCACCTTCCCGCGCAGCACCGGCACCGCCGCCGGCAGGTCGCTGACCCGGGCCGTCGGGCACTTCTCCCCGGTCAGGGCGGCGCGCCGCTCCGCCGAGGCGGCCGCGGTGCGCACCGCCGCGATGGCGAACCGGGCGGACACCCCGGACCGGGCCTCCACCGCGGGCGAGGCGCGCACCATCCGGGTGAACCGGGCGACGACCTCCACCACGTGCGCGGGCACCAGCGCCCCGCCCGGGTCCGCGGCCTCCTGCCGGACCAGCGCGACCTCGTCCTCCAGCGCCTCCGGGTAGTGCGTGCGCACCTCGGCGCCGAACCGGTCCTTGAGCGGGGTGATGATCCGCCCCCGGTCGGTGTAGTCCTCGGGGTTGGCGCTGGCCAGCACGGTGACGTCGACCGGCAGCCGCAGCACGTGCCCGCGCACCTGCAGCTCCCGCTCCTCCAGCACTCCGAGCAGCGCGACCTGCACCCGGGCGGCGAGGTCCGGCAGCTCGTTGAGGGCCAGCACGCCCCGGTTGGCCCGCGGGACCAGCCCGTAGTGCACGACCTCGGGGTCGTCCAGGGAGCGCCCCTCGGCCAGCCGTGCCGGGTCGATGTCGCCGATCAGGTCGGCCACCCCGGTGTCGGGCGTCGCGGTCTTCTCCCGG from Nocardiopsis composta encodes:
- a CDS encoding SGNH/GDSL hydrolase family protein, which gives rise to MLLAARGRRIATAAAFGGGGLTLLGAGTVALLYLQAKLAHRAVGFTEWQRPRVRRVYGEGEGPPISFALLGDSTAAGFALTEGPLTPGVLLAEGIAAVADRPVRLRNMSVVGAVSADLDSQLDRLRGAPVDVAVVFIGANDVIRLTRPADSADHLRGAVRRLRAGGTEVVVATCPDLGSVRPIGWPLRSVARRASRRLAAAQTVAVVEAGGRTVSLTDLLADEFWARPEELFGPDRFHPSARGYAAAASVVLPSACVALGLLPELEEAEEAPEEVLPVHRAAAAAVDRPGTEVSGTEVAGRERGPLGRWAMLLRRRPEAPAEQVPAAAGAGSPTPGGDLEDGTG
- a CDS encoding cystathionine beta-synthase; its protein translation is MRVHESLIDLVGDTPLLRLNKVTEGLAPTVLAKVEYFNPGGSVKDRIALRMVEQAEKDGLIGPGGTIVEPTSGNTGVGLAIVAAQRGYRCVFVCPDKVGADKLAVLRAYGAEVVVCPTTVAPDHPESYYSVSDRLAQTIPGAWKPNQYTNQNNPESHYRSTGPEIWEQTEGRITHFVAGIGTGGTITGTGRYLKEVSGGRVKVIGADPEGSVYSGGSGRPYLVEGVGEDIWPETYDQSVCDEVVAVSDKDSFLMTRRLAKEETLLVGGSCGLAVEAALRVAATASPEDVIVVLLPDGGRGYLGKIFNDEWMADYGFLSAETEEPTAADVLGGKAGDLPEFVHVHPHETVGTAVEIMREYGVSQLPVMKEEPPVMAAEVVGSIAERDVLDALFTSRVRLEDTISEHMSPPLPVVGGGEPVSECVRLLQNAGAVVVLRDGKPAGVLTRQDVLAHLAG
- a CDS encoding acyltransferase — encoded protein: MGLRVSRLFSWMMRAAWSWARRSAEIRHGSRAARRFAGYGPGTSIAFPTATVFGEPWIELGSHTLIGADITLAAGMLPGLDLGPRPLIRIGDGCTIGRGSHIVAHCSIEIGDHVFTGPYVYITDQNHVYSDTEVPVGRQWPVDDPVRIGSGTWLGANAVVLPGARLGRNCVVAAGTVVRPGAYPDHSVIAGVPGRIVRRHDAEAGWIPPLRPPGDRPDGPHPSRPGGACPGGPAASQP
- a CDS encoding cystathionine gamma-synthase, with translation MTFDGFETLAIHAGQEADAETGAVVVPIYQTSTYAQDGVGGLRGGYEYSRTANPTRTALEECLAALESGARGLAFASGMAAEDTLLRTIAGPGGHVIIPGDAYGGTFRLFSKVLERWGLEWDAVDQTDPAAVRRAMRPSTVAVWTESPTNPLLNITDIETMAEIAHDGGALLVVDNTFASPYLQRPLLLGADVVVHSTTKYMGGHSDVVGGALVAADPELGERIAFHQNTMGAVAGPFDAWLTLRGAKTLGVRMDRHCANAEKVVEALSGHPAVREVLYPGLPEHPGHKVAERQMRAFGGMVSFRLRDGEEAALRVCDRARLFTLGESLGGVESLIEHPARMTHASTAGSPLEVPADLVRLSVGIESADDLVADLLAALD
- a CDS encoding GntR family transcriptional regulator; protein product: MEPRHLEIAHDLMEDIDEGRYPPGAALPTEDKLMGRYGTSRNTVRRALQELTSRGRIDVKQGSGSTVRSYAPVTHLAGGSADGEDDEHYASYVERVEAERDAEPHQRLRVMVEAAGDAVAELLGLGAGDDRSVVIRRCDRYLNGRLWQRQMAYYPRFLTLENPKGAELVGPEDIQGGVRALLEEMGYPQTGSWDVIGARMPSLKESTLFSVGPGVPLMVHDRLAYSGDRPLRLIRTLMPADRHQLLYREGELSPEALRTGMGVNVHDR
- a CDS encoding GntR family transcriptional regulator is translated as MREESRYRQIARTLRREIEGGELPPGARVSSEKELEERFQASRNTVRLALGMLRNQGLVASHPGKGHFVQRVLPITYYANRPSGGSGSGIEFSAFTAGSKVSELLIESATAEIASRLRIPEGERVVVRRTSGYVEDRCTMRRTSYYPMDIAQGSPIMHPAPLPDGAAAVLAELGHPQVGNVDELQTRMPAPEEAEDLRLPQGVPVLELYRTGYSESRPIVLEWVVFAGNGTRFQYEIGDLGAYRRD